In Propionimicrobium sp. PCR01-08-3, one DNA window encodes the following:
- a CDS encoding nicotinate phosphoribosyltransferase, producing MTSTALLTDMYELTMIKAAMHAGVAFRRCTFDLFPRRLPTGRSYGVVAGTGRALEGLKDFRFGPDEIAFLTERGVADDMLAEWLADYRFSGTIRGYREGELFFSGSPVMVVEGSFAEVVVLETLLLSIFNHDSAVASAASRMTLAAEGRPIIEMGGRRTHEWAAVASARAAWIAGFGPSSDLEAGRSWGIPVSGTAAHAFTMLFDSEEEAFEAQLETMGEDTTLLVDTYDVDEAIRKAVELTDGRIGAIRIDSGDLTVEVRRVRKLLDSLGATKTRIIVTNDLDEYQIAALRGAPVDGFGVGTSVVTGSGHPTCGMVYKMVSRANSDDPDAEQHPVAKKSQNKGTIGGRKTVMRQIDEHGVAVAEVIGVDVAPRADSNDRMVMDDLVRDGEIVGTEPLSAARDRHAKSRAELPLSGQKISRAEQAIPTVYVSQRGESQENIYLIGEAPANL from the coding sequence ATGACCTCGACAGCATTGCTGACCGACATGTACGAGCTGACCATGATCAAGGCAGCGATGCATGCCGGAGTGGCTTTTCGCCGCTGCACCTTTGACCTCTTTCCCCGCAGGTTGCCCACCGGACGCAGCTATGGTGTGGTGGCCGGCACCGGCCGGGCACTCGAGGGTTTGAAAGATTTCCGGTTCGGACCCGATGAGATCGCTTTCTTGACCGAGCGTGGGGTTGCGGACGACATGCTCGCCGAGTGGCTCGCCGACTATCGATTCTCCGGGACGATCCGCGGCTACCGCGAAGGCGAATTGTTCTTCTCAGGCTCGCCCGTGATGGTGGTCGAGGGAAGCTTCGCCGAGGTCGTCGTGTTGGAGACCTTGCTGCTGTCGATCTTCAACCACGATTCCGCCGTGGCCTCGGCCGCCTCCCGGATGACCTTGGCCGCCGAAGGGCGTCCGATCATCGAGATGGGTGGACGCCGTACTCACGAGTGGGCCGCGGTCGCGTCGGCCCGTGCGGCCTGGATCGCCGGGTTCGGGCCGAGTTCGGATCTGGAGGCGGGCCGCAGCTGGGGAATCCCGGTCAGCGGCACGGCAGCGCACGCCTTCACGATGCTCTTCGACTCCGAAGAAGAGGCGTTCGAAGCGCAACTGGAGACGATGGGCGAAGACACCACGCTGCTGGTCGACACCTACGACGTGGACGAGGCCATCCGCAAGGCAGTCGAGCTCACCGATGGACGCATCGGTGCCATCCGTATCGACTCCGGCGATCTGACCGTCGAGGTGCGCCGGGTCCGCAAGCTGCTCGATTCGCTGGGAGCCACCAAGACCCGGATCATCGTCACCAATGACCTGGACGAATACCAGATCGCGGCGTTGCGTGGCGCTCCGGTGGACGGCTTCGGAGTCGGGACGTCGGTGGTGACCGGCTCGGGGCATCCGACCTGCGGCATGGTCTACAAGATGGTCAGCCGGGCCAACTCGGACGACCCCGATGCCGAGCAGCATCCGGTGGCGAAGAAGTCGCAGAACAAGGGGACGATCGGTGGCCGCAAGACCGTGATGCGCCAGATCGACGAGCACGGTGTGGCCGTCGCCGAGGTCATCGGCGTGGATGTCGCGCCGCGGGCCGACAGCAATGACCGGATGGTGATGGACGATCTGGTGCGTGACGGCGAGATCGTCGGCACCGAGCCGCTTTCGGCGGCCCGCGACCGGCACGCGAAATCACGCGCCGAGTTGCCGCTGTCGGGCCAAAAGATCAGCCGCGCCGAGCAGGCCATCCCGACCGTCTACGTCAGCCAACGAGGCGAGAGCCAAGAGAACATCTACCTGATCGGCGAAGCGCCTGCCAATCTTTAG
- the clpS gene encoding ATP-dependent Clp protease adapter ClpS produces MAGESTSAATVGGTAVEELVSEETQTLQPWVTIVWDDPVNLMSYVTHVFSTYFHYPRDRSERLMMQVHMEGRAIVSSGGRDCMERDVQAMHSYGLWATLDKAE; encoded by the coding sequence ATGGCAGGCGAATCGACATCCGCGGCAACGGTGGGCGGCACAGCCGTCGAGGAGCTCGTGTCCGAAGAAACTCAGACCCTCCAGCCCTGGGTCACCATCGTGTGGGATGATCCGGTGAACTTGATGAGCTACGTGACCCATGTCTTCTCGACCTATTTTCATTACCCCCGGGACCGCTCTGAACGTCTGATGATGCAGGTTCATATGGAAGGGCGCGCGATCGTCAGCTCAGGGGGGCGCGACTGTATGGAGCGCGATGTGCAGGCCATGCACAGCTATGGCCTGTGGGCGACCTTGGACAAGGCAGAATGA
- a CDS encoding DUF2017 domain-containing protein → MMLAFRRVDDEMVCQFEPAEISLLSGLIGQLIELLLDSTAPAGGPGTSWLPDEPETSSTPDEEDELFARLEREMTTEDDFSFEASSDPVIQRLFPNPYPDDPQAGFDFQRFTRTVQLDDKVDAARVMLADLEEIQDEGRCAVCTTHSAGWLKTLTNLRLALAVRLGIRDADDADAINELPDDDPRSWTFSIYEWLGWVQESLLAAQE, encoded by the coding sequence ATGATGCTGGCTTTCCGCAGAGTCGACGATGAAATGGTCTGCCAGTTCGAGCCTGCCGAGATCAGCTTGTTGAGTGGATTGATCGGTCAGCTCATTGAACTCTTGCTGGATTCCACGGCGCCGGCCGGCGGGCCGGGCACCAGCTGGCTGCCGGACGAACCGGAGACCTCGAGCACCCCCGATGAGGAAGATGAACTTTTTGCCCGCCTCGAACGCGAAATGACAACCGAGGACGACTTCAGCTTCGAAGCCTCCTCCGATCCGGTGATTCAACGCCTGTTCCCGAACCCCTATCCGGACGATCCCCAAGCGGGCTTCGACTTTCAGCGGTTCACCCGCACCGTGCAACTCGACGACAAGGTGGACGCGGCACGTGTCATGCTCGCCGATCTCGAAGAGATCCAGGACGAGGGACGCTGTGCCGTGTGCACGACCCACTCGGCAGGATGGCTGAAGACCTTGACGAATCTGCGGTTGGCCCTCGCGGTGCGGCTGGGTATCCGCGATGCCGACGACGCCGACGCTATCAATGAACTGCCGGACGACGACCCGCGCAGCTGGACCTTCTCCATCTATGAATGGCTCGGCTGGGTGCAGGAATCTCTATTGGCGGCTCAGGAGTAA